The genomic interval TAGTCGGGAACAGGTTGAGTGGGAATATTACCTGCTGTACTATCAGTTCGTCAAACACGGTTTTGGGTTGGAACACAGTTCGGAAAATATCCGTCTGCGCCTATATTTTGACACGTTTCCCGACACCGCTGAAAAGAATGAGCAATTTAAAGGTTTTTTGCTTGGCTTAACCAAAACCAAAAAATGGGAGACGATTGACATCAAAAGGGAGAATATCACCGAGGTCCATTCGCACGACCATGTTCTTTTACAGTGTCTGGATATCGCGCTTGGCTCGATGTCTTTTCGTTTGAACGATAAGCACAAGGAAATACCCAAAGGAGCCAGGCAAAGAGGGAAAAGAACAGTCGCAAAAGAGAAGCTGTATAAATCAATTCTTTCGGAGATTCGCAAAATTCGCCCCGGTTTCAATATCGGCGTAAGCACGAGAATTGAAACGCTTTCTGACAAATGGAGATTGCCTTACATGCACTGGTCATTCGTTCCCAGTGATGAGACCTTCGATTCGACCCTGACAAAGCCGCGTCGTAGGAAATAAAAAAAACCCCGCCTGACCTACATCAGTATCTGACGCATAACGTCAGACTTCGGTCAGACAGGGGAACATCTAAGGTCATTATAATAGGTTGTAATAATTTGTCAAATCTTGCTA from Candidatus Defluviilinea gracilis carries:
- a CDS encoding DUF3800 domain-containing protein — its product is MRDKEYILFCDESDRHGKYYSNFYGGVIVGSSQYERITDRLNNTKADLNLYQEVKWEKVTEKYLTKYEELIRVFFEEVFHNNLRVRIMFRQNAHLPRGLSREQVEWEYYLLYYQFVKHGFGLEHSSENIRLRLYFDTFPDTAEKNEQFKGFLLGLTKTKKWETIDIKRENITEVHSHDHVLLQCLDIALGSMSFRLNDKHKEIPKGARQRGKRTVAKEKLYKSILSEIRKIRPGFNIGVSTRIETLSDKWRLPYMHWSFVPSDETFDSTLTKPRRRK